A window from Aliamphritea hakodatensis encodes these proteins:
- a CDS encoding Gfo/Idh/MocA family oxidoreductase, whose amino-acid sequence MNKRRIVIVGAKFGELYLNHFIDPQPGLELAGVLSTGSARSASLATAFGVPLYTSAEMLPDDIDVACVVIRAANIGGPGNALTEQLIRKGIHVIQEHPVSPHELQRHLRLAREHSVQYRVNSFYATTPAAAKFISAAIQVSAQFPDQPSDGSFVTSRQLLYSALDILLQAIDCRESVSVELLGRLSRFDIFSLKTGSTELLLRLQNYLDPDDPDMHSLVMHQITLGWPAGYLTLNDSYGPVCWSPVLYADNHLDSSSGMYQSSGTENSYQDKHASIILHRPADCVRECIEVQGPEGVGRVLSQFCALLEGETGCGGLDTAHQIRVAELWEQILRLAGEPHQRSVCAAEWIHMEEEQCL is encoded by the coding sequence ATGAATAAAAGGCGTATTGTCATCGTCGGGGCTAAATTTGGTGAGCTGTACCTGAATCATTTTATTGACCCACAACCGGGGCTGGAACTGGCGGGTGTATTGTCGACGGGAAGTGCACGGTCAGCCTCTCTGGCTACAGCGTTTGGTGTGCCACTGTACACCTCTGCAGAGATGTTACCGGACGATATTGATGTTGCCTGTGTGGTGATCCGTGCTGCGAACATTGGCGGGCCGGGCAACGCGCTCACCGAACAGCTTATCCGAAAGGGCATTCATGTAATACAGGAACACCCGGTATCTCCCCATGAGCTGCAGCGCCATTTGCGTCTGGCCCGGGAGCACTCCGTGCAGTACCGGGTGAACAGCTTTTATGCGACTACACCGGCAGCTGCGAAATTTATCAGTGCTGCAATTCAGGTAAGTGCACAGTTTCCGGATCAGCCATCAGACGGTTCGTTTGTGACCAGCCGGCAATTGCTATATTCGGCGCTGGACATATTACTGCAGGCAATTGATTGCCGGGAGTCTGTCAGTGTTGAGTTGCTTGGCCGGCTGAGCCGGTTTGATATTTTCAGTCTGAAGACGGGGTCAACTGAACTGCTGTTGCGGTTACAGAACTATCTGGATCCTGATGACCCGGATATGCACAGTCTTGTGATGCATCAGATAACGCTGGGGTGGCCGGCGGGCTATCTGACCCTGAATGATAGCTACGGGCCGGTATGCTGGAGTCCTGTGTTATATGCTGATAATCATTTAGATTCGTCTTCAGGTATGTATCAGTCGTCAGGAACTGAGAACAGCTATCAGGATAAACACGCCAGTATCATATTGCACCGACCGGCAGACTGCGTTCGGGAATGTATAGAAGTACAGGGGCCAGAGGGGGTTGGCCGCGTGCTCAGTCAGTTTTGCGCCCTGCTTGAGGGAGAGACTGGCTGTGGAGGGCTGGATACTGCGCATCAGATCCGGGTGGCCGAATTATGGGAACAGATACTCCGGCTGGCCGGTGAGCCTCATCAGCGCTCAGTCTGTGCGGCAGAGTGGATTCACATGGAGGAAGAACAATGCCTTTAA